A stretch of Castanea sativa cultivar Marrone di Chiusa Pesio chromosome 2, ASM4071231v1 DNA encodes these proteins:
- the LOC142623474 gene encoding putative disease resistance protein At5g66900 isoform X1 produces the protein MAAGAALGLVFQEVVAVLHDAVKEVGSKALMFEPILKSLESQLGSLAPLVEDIRQLSEQLDLRKVESETLIEHMRKGEKLVRKCSKIRWWNYCFKVHYSTKLKELDEEIVKFCQVNLQVYSTRNALLALSSMNRMLQKVDSVVESLETPRASCAVPGLRDVTVGLEMPIMELKTLLLKEEVQLLLLTAPGGCGKTTLVQKLCEDDQIKGIYKENILFVNVSKTPNVKVIVQNLFDYKRCRPEFLIQSDEEAIEQLPQLLNHIGPNPILLILDDVWLGSESLPEKFKFNIPKYKILITSRTAFPRFEFTYNLKLLNDVDANDLFCHSASLQDGSSYIPAEEDIKKIVRGCGGFPLVLKVIGGSLRRQKEEVWRSRLMKWSDGRSFVSSDAELLACLQKSLEFQYDKDNIEDCFMDLGSFPEDQRIPVAALIDMWAELYGLDEDGIHAIANLQELTTRNLASLVMARKDASEVNSYYNDDFVTQHDILRELAMHQSSQEPEGQRPRLIMNISGNNLPKWWMEQKQLLINARLLSISTDESFSWSWCNIQAPKVEVLVLNFQTKNYTLPDFVETMDELKVLIVTNYGFFHAGISNFQLLGSLPNFRRIRLEKVSISSLFETVVPLKSLKKISLFMCNIGKAFENCTNQLSNALPNLIEIRIDYCNDLLELPVGLCDIVLLKKLSITNCHKLSALPKGIGKLVNLEVLRFRSCTNLSELPESIRSLHELSTLDISDCLSISKLPKHIGELCNLKVLNMKGCLRLRNSLPESTVELKQLKLVVCDEERAKLWEPIKEFLTELKVEVAEKDINLNWLPK, from the exons ATGGCAGCAGGGGCAGCTCTTGGGCTAGTATTTCAAGAGGTTGTTGCGGTGTTGCATGACGCAGTTAAGGAAGTGGGAAGCAAAGCCCTTATGTTCGAACCCATTCTTAAAAGCCTTGAATCCCAGCTAGGTAGTTTGGCGCCATTGGTCGAGGATATACGACAGTTAAGCGAACAACTTGATCTCCGAAAAGTGGAATCAGAGACCTTGATCGAACATATGAGGAAAGGCGAGAAGCTGGTTCGCAAGTGCTCGAAAATCCGGTGGTGGAACTACTGCTTCAAAGTCCATTACTCCACCAAACTTAAAGAGTTGGACGAGGAGATCGTCAAGTTCTGTCAGGTTAATTTGCAAGTATATAGCACGAGGAATGCGTTGCTGGCTTTGTCAAGTATGAATCGTATGCTGCAGAAAGTGGATTCGGTCGTGGAGAGTCTGGAGACACCAAGGGCGTCGTGCGCGGTTCCTGGACTCCGGGATGTAACAGTTGGGTTGGAAATGCCAATAATGGAGTTGAAGACTCTGCTGTTGAAGGAGGAAGTGCAGCTGCTTCTATTGACTGCCCCTGGAGGATGTGGGAAGACCACGTTGGTCCAAAAGCTTTGTGAAGATGACCAAATTAAGG GCATATATAAGGAAAATATTCTCTTTGTCAACGTTTCAAAAACTCCCAACGTGAAGGTCATTGTACAAAACCTATTTGATTATAAGCGTTGTCGGCCTGAGTTTCTAATTCAAAGTGATGAAGAAGCAATCGAACAGCTACCGCAACTGCTGAATCATATTGGACCTAATCCTATATTGTTGATCCTGGATGACGTCTGGCTTGGATCAGAATCCCTTCCCGAAAAGTTTAAGTTTAATATTCCAAAATACAAGATTTTGATTACTTCAAGAACTGCATTTCCAAGATTTGAATTTACATATAACTTAAAACTGCTAAATGATGTAGATGCAAATGATCTTTTTTGCCACTCAGCATCCCTGCAAGATGGGAGCTCTTACATTCCAGCAGAAGAAGATATCAAAAAG ATAGTAAGAGGCTGTGGGGGGTTCCCTCTGGTCCTTAAAGTGATTGGCGGCTCACTGCGTAGGCAGAAGGAGGAGGTATGGCGCAGTAGACTAATGAAATGGTCTGATGGTCGATCTTTTGTCAGTTCTGATGCTGAGCTGCTTGCTTGTCTTCAAAAAAGCCTAGAATTTCAATATGACAAGGACAACATCGAAGACTGTTTCATGGACCTAGGTTCATTTCCTGAAGACCAAAGGATCCCTGTTGCTGCCCTCATTGATATGTGGGCAGAATTATATGGGCTAGATGAAGATGGCATCCATGCCATTGCCAATTTGCAAGAACTCACCACTCGGAATCTGGCTAGTCTCGTGATGGCTAG GAAAGATGCAAGTGAGGTCAACAGCTATTACAATGATGACTTTGTAACACAGCATGACATTCTTAGAGAGCTTGCTATGCATCAGAGCAGCCAGGAGCCTGAAGGACAAAGGCCAAGACTGATTATGAACATAAGTGGAAATAATCTACCAAAGTGGTGGATGGAACAGAAACAACTCCTTATCAATGCACGCTTATTATCTATCTCAACTG ATGAATCATTCTCATGGAGTTGGTGCAACATTCAAGCACCCAAAGTTGAGGTTTTAGTTCTGAATTTTCAGACAAAGAATTACACCTTACCTGATTTTGTGGAGACAATGGATGAACTCAAGGTTCTGATAGTCACTAATTATGGTTTCTTTCATGCCGGAATAAGCAATTTTCAACTGCTTGGGTCTCTACCCAATTTTAGGAGAATTAGATTAGAGAAGGTTTCAATTTCTTCCCTTTTCGAGACCGTTGTACCATTGAAGAGTTTGAAGAAAATATCCTTGTTCATGTGTAATATTGGCAAGGCTTTTGAGAATTGTACTAATCAACTTTCAAATGCTTTGCCAAATCTAATAGAGATACGCATTGACTATTGCAATGATCTGCTGGAATTGCCTGTTGGGCTGTGTGATATTGTCCTCCTAAAAAAACTTAGCATCACCAATTGTCATAAGTTGTCTGCATTACCTAAAGGAATTGGAAAGCTGGTGAATTTAGAAGTACTAAGGTTTAGGTCTTGTACTAATTTGTCAGAGTTGCCAGAGTCAATCAGAAGCCTCCATGAGTTAAGCACTCTTGACATATCTGACTGCCTAAGCATTAGCAAGTTGCCAAAACACATTGGTGAGTTGTGTAATTTAAAAGTGCTCAACATGAAAGGTTGCTTGAGATTGCGTAATTCGTTGCCAGAATCAACTGTGGAGCTTAAGCAATTAAAGCTTGTGGTATGTGACGAAGAAAGGGCCAAGTTATGGGAGCCTATCAAGGAATTCCTCACCGAGCTTAAAGTAGAGGTGGCTGAAAAAGATATCAACTTGAATTGGCTTCCCAAATAA
- the LOC142623474 gene encoding putative disease resistance protein At5g66900 isoform X2, which yields MAAGAALGLVFQEVVAVLHDAVKEVGSKALMFEPILKSLESQLGSLAPLVEDIRQLSEQLDLRKVESETLIEHMRKGEKLVRKCSKIRWWNYCFKVHYSTKLKELDEEIVKFCQVNLQVYSTRNALLALSSMNRMLQKVDSVVESLETPRASCAVPGLRDVTVGLEMPIMELKTLLLKEEVQLLLLTAPGGCGKTTLVQKLCEDDQIKDANDLFCHSASLQDGSSYIPAEEDIKKIVRGCGGFPLVLKVIGGSLRRQKEEVWRSRLMKWSDGRSFVSSDAELLACLQKSLEFQYDKDNIEDCFMDLGSFPEDQRIPVAALIDMWAELYGLDEDGIHAIANLQELTTRNLASLVMARKDASEVNSYYNDDFVTQHDILRELAMHQSSQEPEGQRPRLIMNISGNNLPKWWMEQKQLLINARLLSISTDESFSWSWCNIQAPKVEVLVLNFQTKNYTLPDFVETMDELKVLIVTNYGFFHAGISNFQLLGSLPNFRRIRLEKVSISSLFETVVPLKSLKKISLFMCNIGKAFENCTNQLSNALPNLIEIRIDYCNDLLELPVGLCDIVLLKKLSITNCHKLSALPKGIGKLVNLEVLRFRSCTNLSELPESIRSLHELSTLDISDCLSISKLPKHIGELCNLKVLNMKGCLRLRNSLPESTVELKQLKLVVCDEERAKLWEPIKEFLTELKVEVAEKDINLNWLPK from the exons ATGGCAGCAGGGGCAGCTCTTGGGCTAGTATTTCAAGAGGTTGTTGCGGTGTTGCATGACGCAGTTAAGGAAGTGGGAAGCAAAGCCCTTATGTTCGAACCCATTCTTAAAAGCCTTGAATCCCAGCTAGGTAGTTTGGCGCCATTGGTCGAGGATATACGACAGTTAAGCGAACAACTTGATCTCCGAAAAGTGGAATCAGAGACCTTGATCGAACATATGAGGAAAGGCGAGAAGCTGGTTCGCAAGTGCTCGAAAATCCGGTGGTGGAACTACTGCTTCAAAGTCCATTACTCCACCAAACTTAAAGAGTTGGACGAGGAGATCGTCAAGTTCTGTCAGGTTAATTTGCAAGTATATAGCACGAGGAATGCGTTGCTGGCTTTGTCAAGTATGAATCGTATGCTGCAGAAAGTGGATTCGGTCGTGGAGAGTCTGGAGACACCAAGGGCGTCGTGCGCGGTTCCTGGACTCCGGGATGTAACAGTTGGGTTGGAAATGCCAATAATGGAGTTGAAGACTCTGCTGTTGAAGGAGGAAGTGCAGCTGCTTCTATTGACTGCCCCTGGAGGATGTGGGAAGACCACGTTGGTCCAAAAGCTTTGTGAAGATGACCAAATTAAGG ATGCAAATGATCTTTTTTGCCACTCAGCATCCCTGCAAGATGGGAGCTCTTACATTCCAGCAGAAGAAGATATCAAAAAG ATAGTAAGAGGCTGTGGGGGGTTCCCTCTGGTCCTTAAAGTGATTGGCGGCTCACTGCGTAGGCAGAAGGAGGAGGTATGGCGCAGTAGACTAATGAAATGGTCTGATGGTCGATCTTTTGTCAGTTCTGATGCTGAGCTGCTTGCTTGTCTTCAAAAAAGCCTAGAATTTCAATATGACAAGGACAACATCGAAGACTGTTTCATGGACCTAGGTTCATTTCCTGAAGACCAAAGGATCCCTGTTGCTGCCCTCATTGATATGTGGGCAGAATTATATGGGCTAGATGAAGATGGCATCCATGCCATTGCCAATTTGCAAGAACTCACCACTCGGAATCTGGCTAGTCTCGTGATGGCTAG GAAAGATGCAAGTGAGGTCAACAGCTATTACAATGATGACTTTGTAACACAGCATGACATTCTTAGAGAGCTTGCTATGCATCAGAGCAGCCAGGAGCCTGAAGGACAAAGGCCAAGACTGATTATGAACATAAGTGGAAATAATCTACCAAAGTGGTGGATGGAACAGAAACAACTCCTTATCAATGCACGCTTATTATCTATCTCAACTG ATGAATCATTCTCATGGAGTTGGTGCAACATTCAAGCACCCAAAGTTGAGGTTTTAGTTCTGAATTTTCAGACAAAGAATTACACCTTACCTGATTTTGTGGAGACAATGGATGAACTCAAGGTTCTGATAGTCACTAATTATGGTTTCTTTCATGCCGGAATAAGCAATTTTCAACTGCTTGGGTCTCTACCCAATTTTAGGAGAATTAGATTAGAGAAGGTTTCAATTTCTTCCCTTTTCGAGACCGTTGTACCATTGAAGAGTTTGAAGAAAATATCCTTGTTCATGTGTAATATTGGCAAGGCTTTTGAGAATTGTACTAATCAACTTTCAAATGCTTTGCCAAATCTAATAGAGATACGCATTGACTATTGCAATGATCTGCTGGAATTGCCTGTTGGGCTGTGTGATATTGTCCTCCTAAAAAAACTTAGCATCACCAATTGTCATAAGTTGTCTGCATTACCTAAAGGAATTGGAAAGCTGGTGAATTTAGAAGTACTAAGGTTTAGGTCTTGTACTAATTTGTCAGAGTTGCCAGAGTCAATCAGAAGCCTCCATGAGTTAAGCACTCTTGACATATCTGACTGCCTAAGCATTAGCAAGTTGCCAAAACACATTGGTGAGTTGTGTAATTTAAAAGTGCTCAACATGAAAGGTTGCTTGAGATTGCGTAATTCGTTGCCAGAATCAACTGTGGAGCTTAAGCAATTAAAGCTTGTGGTATGTGACGAAGAAAGGGCCAAGTTATGGGAGCCTATCAAGGAATTCCTCACCGAGCTTAAAGTAGAGGTGGCTGAAAAAGATATCAACTTGAATTGGCTTCCCAAATAA